The region GACATTATTAAGTGCCTAGAACATGGTATTAGTACCCTTGATACAGAGATCCTGGAATATGGGATGGGAGACAATGATGTAAAAATAGAGAAATCAATCGATTGATAAATCAATTAGTCAGAGGTGAGGGATATTAACATGAAGAATAAATCAagaattttataagaaaaaaactcTTTACCAGATGGctcagaaatatattttcatatcatACATACTGTTATTGATTGAATCATAAATTGTTAGATAACTATATTAGGTAATTTGCTTATAGGAGACGGACATACAAAGTCAATGTTCTATGTCTAATGTtaataaatcaagaaaaagaataaggctttaaaaaaaataggtgttATATATGCCAGTAAAATCACCCAGCACAGGCTAAGCTGACTCTTGGGAACAGGTCTTGTTTAAAgagataagtgaaatgaaataccACTATCTGCTACTAACTTTTAATTATAAGACATTTAACACTTAGCTATGTTCAGAAAACTTTCCATTATACTTTCCTTTATAAGAATTTTGGTGCCAGTTAGTCATTATTAAGAAGTGAATTCTGTAACCTTATAGCTAAATAAATCATATTCAAAAACCCACATAAtttactaattattttattttgctgttgaATTTATTTTATGATAGAATTTATTGTATGATACAAATATGTAATATGGTACTACTATACATTTCAACTTCTCATTTGACATTACATTGACACTCTAAATTGAACATAGTAAAATTATTTGCAAATAGAAATGAATAACTTATTTAATCAAAGTGtgacttttatgttcttgtttAAGCTTCATAATTTGATGGACAATTTGTTACTTTATTGGAAACTGAACTCAAAGCCTTTCATATTCTAAGCAAGTGTCCCACCACTGAGAACCATTTACAGCCTGTGACAGACAAAATTtaataatcaaaattaaaattgtattatATCTATACCTGTTATACTGTGAACAGCCCAAAAAGTCccgagagggctgggaatatggcctagtggcaagagtgcttgcctcatatatatgaagccttgggttcaattccccagcaccacatatatagaaaatggccagaagtggcactgtggctcaagtggcagagtgctagccttgagcaaaaagaagccagggacagtgctcaggccctgagtccaaggcccaggactggcagggaaaaaaaaaaaaaaaaaagtcctgagaaATATTGTCCCAGTGTTTGAAAACCATTATACAAATTCAAAATGTTGTTTATTGATAAAGTTCAACATACaccttttctgtctttgtttgCCTTATTTAGTAAACATCTATCTCACCTCTCTACCAGTTCACCAATTGTAACCATAGGTTGCCTGAAAATACAAGATTCTGAGGAATTAACAGTAAAGGACTTCTGTGAGATCAACTGACTACTTGGAATTTACAACAGAGAATATTATAAGCTGTGTGCCAGTGAATCATGCTTGAGattctaggtattcaggaggtaGAAGTCTAGTTGAAAGCCAAAACTGGatgaaaagtctttgagattctatctctaaaataaccagcaaatagctgtGCTGGAGGTAGAGGCTGAACTGGGGCACCAGCTGAGGGAGCAAGCAACTTGAGACAGTGGATTCAAACTCCAGGATCACCTCACCAAAATGGAATATTGTATACCTCATGACTTTTTGTGTACTAAATGCTACATACCATATATATCTAAAATAaacttatgtatatatgtgatgtaTATACTTTCTCTGACACGAGGGCTTCAGTTCAGGGAAACTGAACTCATTCagattgtgctctaccatttcagacATGCCTCCAGAccagtattttgctagttaactaaaGATGGaacctttcagacttttctgcccatgctagtttcataatataaatttttctatttcagcctcctgaatagctaggattctaggggTGAGCCATTAGAGCTAGGCTTCTCTTGCtgatatacatatgatatatatgtatgtgtacatatatgtgtatctatctctatatatatgcaatatatacacaatatatgtgtgtatatatagtactTCGAAAAGACAGTTGCTAGAAGTACTAGCACATCACTAGGTTAAAGTGTTTAAATGAGCTTCATGCCAAGATCTCAGTGTTCCGTTTTTTATATctacacattttaaataaatgctatttttttccagaattcTAAAACCTAAGGCTCACATGTTACCCCATGAGTTCATACaaattttttctgtgtatatatttgtttaaaattaatgAGTGAAGGATTGTTTAATGTGGTTAAATAAAGAGCAGATGTAGCATATGAATACTGACAGATGGTTTTTAGGGCAGCTTGCCTTATACTCTGAGAATCTGGCAAAATGTTTCACAAAAAAGACTCATAGTAAATGAGTTCCTATCTAATAAGATGTTCATATTATTTACAGAGGTGGTGAAAAATTAGTATTTAAATCTAATACCCCAGGTAATTATAATACATCtatttgataaaatgttttatgaataattaaatattcaattttcacacttaatttataatttattaacaATGCATAAACTATCAtactcaaaaatataaaatatgaatataaaactataaaaatgttaAACACTATTAGATTGTttggttacttttatttttgtttcttttcacatATCTATGATAACCACATTTTTCCAGTAGGGGTTTCATAATGAAGAAATATGGGGACAACAGAAAACTTATTAAAGGAAATTGAAGAGAATATTGTCTGACTTTCTATATTTAGAAACTCTGAACTGATGATCAAAACTAGCTAAGTAGGTCATTAATCTTAtttggtttggggactggccttgAAACTTACAGTCTTGTACCCCAAAcccaaatgctggaattataggatTAAGACATCATAGTTGGCTTTTGTTTTCCATACTTTCATATGAACATGATATAGCAAACAAGCATATGGGAAAATGTTCACCACAGtagtaaaaatgaaaagcagtataagcacagtaaaagaaaaaacaaaatatgcatGGGCAAACTCACATAAACACTAACTTATAAATGCTCAGATTGGAGCATTAAATGAAATGGGACCTTTTGAAAAAACAtatagatattttatatataaaaccaATGTAgtgtttgtgtatatacacatacacatatatacatgctttCTTCTTATTACATTACTAATGACTATTTGAACAACTTGAGTCCTGTATTTCTATAGGAAATACCCAATTCTAAAACAAATAGAGCTTTTTTTCACAATGCAAACTACTTGATAAAaacatagttatatatatatatagatagatatagataacaCTGTCCTATAATAGGAATATTATATGCACCCAATTAAAATCGTAATTAGAAACTTCCAGATGTCATGTACCTAATCAGGCACACTGTATGCATACATAGGAATGCCAAAATGAAACTCTTTTACACAACTAattgatactaataaaaatatggtggaaaaataccaatattttgaTAGGAAAAGAATATAATACTGCTATGCTGGTTACTTTTGCAAGACTGTCATAAAAATACCTGAGAGAACAGCCTAAGACAAGAATGACTTATTTTGTCTCATGATTGTCCATGGTTACTAAACGCACCTGCTTGAGTAGCCGTGGGAGCTATGAGGATGTGTGCCAAAGAGGCTATTCTCCTTATGGTCGACAGAGGGAAAAAATACGGAAAAGAGCTAGGACAAGATATTTTCTTCCAAGACACACCTTCAGAGACCTACTTTTTCCAACCAGGATACACCTTCCATAGTTCCATGGCCTTCTAATAGTCCAGTCAAATTTTCAGTCTATCAGTGGGTTCAACTACTCATTAGCTAAGAACCTTCATGATCTAGTTGCCTTTAGAAGACTTCCTGGATACACTCAGGAGTGTTCTTTGCTAATCTCTGAAAGGTTTCTCAATCCAATTAGGCTGGCATTGAAGATtaaccatttgagctacacacccagttccagcttttgagggtctcttggatttgtgtgtttgatctggcttcaaacctcaatcttcagatcgcagactcctgagtagctaggatgatagatatGAGTAGCCATGGACCAGCtaactcattttatgttttttaaagccATTCATTTGACAATAGAAATATagtaaaaggaagaagagattaaAGGGTAAACATTGTGTTTCAGAAAGTGGCaacaatggaaaacaaatgaaattatcATAAAATATGTAACCATGTACAAAAATGTGTGATATGATCAACAGATTATAAACACCAAGTACATACGGAAATATAACTCAATAGCTTTAAAGCGATACCAAACAAAATGGCTcacagggaaaaaaatggaaaacttcAACATTCTAAAAAGACAATCTACAAGGTAGAATATTTATCAGATTTATATCAATCTGACTTGAAGTAATTGAAGAAATCACAAAGGGATAAACCAACATActtgaatataaaatattgaCAACTCGAGCAAGTGTGGTCGCGGACTGCCATCGCTATGGCTTTTCGGCTCGAGGTCCCGGACGAGCTGCCCGCCGCCTGCCTCCCCCTGTGCTGGCCGCCCAACCCTGCCGAGCTGTTCTGCGAGGCGCGGCGCCTGGCACTGGTGGAGCTGGTGGCGGGCGGCCCCGAGGCCTTCGAGGCGTTCCTGCGGCGCGAGCGCCTGGACCGCTTCCTGAATCCCGACGAGGTGCAGGACGTGCTGCGCGCGACCATGCGGCTTGGCGGggagggcgcggcggcggcggctgccaaGGACTCATTCGGCTCGTCGCAAGACTGCTCCTCGGGCACATACTTTCCCGAGCAGTCGGACCTGGAGCCGCCGCTGCTGGAGCTCGGCTGGCCCTCCTTTTACCGGGGCGCATACAGGGGCGCCACGCGCGTCGAGGCGCACTTCCAGCCCCGCGGCGCGGGCGCCGGCGGCCCCTATGGCTGTAAAGATGCGCTGCGCCAACAGCTGCGCTCCGCGCGAGAGGTGATTGCCGTGGTGATGGATGTGTTTACAGACATTGACATCTTCAGAGACCTGCAGGAAATATGCAGTAAACAGAGAGTGGCCGTGTACATCCTTCTGGACCAGGCTCAGCTGCCCCACTTTCTGGACATGTGCATGGATCTGAAAGTacatcctgagcaggaaaagctgaTGACAGTGCGGACTGTTACAGTTAGCATCTACTATGCAAGGTCAGGAACCAAAATTTTTGGGAAAGTTCATGAAAAGTTCACGCTGATTGATGGCATTCGAGTGGCCACAGGCTCTTACAGTTTTACATGGACTGATAGCAAATTAAATAGCAGTAACTTGGTAATTCTGTCCGGCCAAGTGGTTGAACACTTTGATCTGGAATTCCGGATCCTATACGCCCAATCAAAGACCATCAGCTCCAAACTGCTATCCAACTTCCGGTTCCACGGCCGGTTTGACCACCTGGCAGACCAGAGGCCGTTATCCAAGGAGCTCACGCTGGACAACCTGCTGCACATGCGCCTGGACAAACTCTCCAGCACGCCCAAGAAGACACCCCTGGGCCCCGGGGCGCCTGTGTGTGCCGGGGAGGATGCTCGGCGCCAGGACTCGGAGGCTTCCACCATCAGCGAGGATGACTACCTGCACAGCCGCCAGGACGAGCTGGAAGGCAGCCAGGGGGTCCATGTCTCCACCCAAACTGAGCCAGGAGAGGAGCTGGCCGCGGTGAGCATGAGTGAGGCGGGGACGCAGACCAGCTCCAGCACTGCCTGTGTGGGGACCCAGACCGCGGAGGCCACCAGGGCCGTGAGCTCCCAGACTGTGCTGTgggccagggaagccaccacgcaGACGGACACTGAAGACAGCTGCCTCCCTTCCCACGGATCCCAGTCCAAAGACGGGTCACCTTGTCAAAGATGTCTGTGTCCAGGTCATCCAGTTTGAAGTCATCCTCCTCGCTGTCTTCCCAAGGTTCTGTGGCCAGCTCCATTGGCTCCCACACTTCCCTGAGAACCACCGACCTCCACAATCCGGGGTACCCCAATTACCTGGGCACCCCACACCTGGATCTATGCCTGAGGGACTCGCTGAGAAACTTGAATCAAGAGCAACAGCATCACCTGACCGGCATCAGGTCTCGGCTCAACCACATGCTGACCATGCTCTCCAGGAGAACGATCTTTACTGAAAACTACCTTAGCTTTAGCTCCGGAAGTTATACCCGAGCCACTGTGAATTTGGTTGCCATTAGAGATGTCCCTCTCTTTCCTGCCCACCAATGAGTGACTCTGGGTCCCAGTACCTGCGGTAGGCAGCACTTTACCTTCCTGCTTGGCAAATCACAGCAGGGTTCCCAACTGCCTCCTCTTGACTGTTAGTCACTACAACTGACTTTGAATTCTATTCTGCACAtcacatgcttttctttttgtactgtaGAAACCAAAGATTGGTTTTATGGCTTAAACACTAAGGGTACTATAatttttttgtacattttaaaCTGTTGATATTATTTATGTAGGTGTTCTGGGGTTAAATCAGTAGAGAGGAAATGTTCCATGTTTTTCTTAAGGTGTTTGCTCTTGCCTTAGAGGACTGTTTTCAGGATCAAAATCCTGTTTAGAAAAGTTTTGCTGTGGTTTTTCTCTTAAAAGCATGTATGTTCTCAGCATTAAGTGGTGACTGCTTGagcacttttttcctttttgtttcctgacaTTTTTGTCTTTAGGAGTATGtaaaacaaatagacaaacagCACTCTTAGGTATCTGTGGAGTATCTTAGGTATAGGTGGGGAAGAACTTAATGATCTAGATTGTAAAAGGGAAAAGTTACTCAATGgactagagatgtgactcaagcggtagagcgcttggcttgcaagcctgaggtcctgagttcaaatgccactaCAACAAAATTGGGGTTCTGCCATCCATAGCATGGTGAAAACTGATGTCACTCTGTTTGAGTGAGGAACTTCGCAACAGTTGTGGGCTTCTAATGTGCTCCTGCTTTTGTGTCTTCAAAGAAAAAGCCTGAGCTATTTCAGGGAGGACATGGGTTTTCTGCCTCTGCCAAAGGAGCCCTGGATGCCTGCCCAACATAAAGTCTAGTGGCCCCATGGGCTTCATTTCATCAGATGGGTGTACTGACTGTGGTTTAGCAATCTCCTATCCCAGAGCAGAGGCAAGAGAGGACACTGACAATTTTCCCAGATTCCTAGTCCAATGGCAGGCAATGTAATTGGTTTCTGCATCCTGCTAATCAGGATCAGTAAAGTTGTGGAATCTCGTTCTTGTCTTATTCACGTGGACAGACAAAAGGAAGAGAGTTAACCTGTGGCTTCCTCTTTGAGGCTGGCTAGAGCTGTAGAGCTCTACAATAGGGCAGCTATTGCCTGCTGTGTAGAATGCTGCTGCACTGGGACCTGGAGTACTCCTGCAGGTTTTTATGTGTGCTGCAGGACTCTGGGCCCTGGCCAGGTTATGTGCAGGGTTAGTGAAGCTGATATGTGGAAACTGTTCTGTATTTGCCTGAAGCGACTCTTACCTGCCCGCAAATGGAACTTGAAACAAATATAGGAAGAAGATGATATGAGCATGTATTGAATTC is a window of Perognathus longimembris pacificus isolate PPM17 chromosome 2, ASM2315922v1, whole genome shotgun sequence DNA encoding:
- the LOC125345775 gene encoding LOW QUALITY PROTEIN: protein FAM83D-like (The sequence of the model RefSeq protein was modified relative to this genomic sequence to represent the inferred CDS: inserted 1 base in 1 codon) — encoded protein: MAFRLEVPDELPAACLPLCWPPNPAELFCEARRLALVELVAGGPEAFEAFLRRERLDRFLNPDEVQDVLRATMRLGGEGAAAAAAKDSFGSSQDCSSGTYFPEQSDLEPPLLELGWPSFYRGAYRGATRVEAHFQPRGAGAGGPYGCKDALRQQLRSAREVIAVVMDVFTDIDIFRDLQEICSKQRVAVYILLDQAQLPHFLDMCMDLKVHPEQEKLMTVRTVTVSIYYARSGTKIFGKVHEKFTLIDGIRVATGSYSFTWTDSKLNSSNLVILSGQVVEHFDLEFRILYAQSKTISSKLLSNFRFHGRFDHLADQRPLSKELTLDNLLHMRLDKLSSTPKKTPLGPGAPVCAGEDARRQDSEASTISEDDYLHSRQDELEGSQGVHVSTQTEPGEELAAVSMSEAGTQTSSSTACVGTQTAEATRAVSSQTVLWAREATTQTDTEDSCLPSHGSQSKDGSPXSKMSVSRSSSLKSSSSLSSQGSVASSIGSHTSLRTTDLHNPGYPNYLGTPHLDLCLRDSLRNLNQEQQHHLTGIRSRLNHMLTMLSRRTIFTENYLSFSSGSYTRATVNLVAIRDVPLFPAHQ